DNA from Etheostoma spectabile isolate EspeVRDwgs_2016 unplaced genomic scaffold, UIUC_Espe_1.0 scaffold00004385, whole genome shotgun sequence:
AAGTGTTTGATCTAGGGCCAATCCTGGTTGACTCAGAACCTTTACatacatcaaagctattttttaaaccttCATGATCACGACATATGCGCCGGTGTTTGTCAGTGGCATCAGTGatcctcagcagttttatttcagagcacagcagaaagctctgctgagcttcaggaATGCTTTAGGAAATGTCGCtcgtgtggacaataccacattacttGCTCAATAAAAGAGGTAAACCTCTGAAAAGCTGTTTGATTCAGAAACCAGACACGCTGCTGAGAAGTAGTTAAACTAGTATCGTTACTGCCCAATACTGCTGGagatacaagtttgatttagcaacaacaccaagctaaaacaaaaggtcaaaggtcaactggtgccacTCATTGCTAATGTCTATCAGGGACATTGGTTCCAAATTACTTTACTGCAGTAGACCTAGTCcagcaacataaagacaacacaataacccctacagatacaagtgcaatgtaaaaatctgataattaagaaaggtaatgcATCAGTCAAACTCTGTTCCACAGACATTCTTTAAATGTGGACatagtttctagtttaagatagatcTCTACAgcggcacctcactaactcactctctgtttttctgtctagaaACGGAGAGAAAGAGCTGACAGCGGACATCACCGCTGTCCCCACTGTGACAGAACCTTCACATCAAGATATTTTAAGATTCATCAGATAGTTTACAATatagagaagccttacagctgtgatcaatgtggggcagctttcacaatACCGAGTCacctaaaaatacatcaacgcattcacactggagagaaaccttacagttgtgaacaatgtgggaaagcgttttctcagagtagtaaccttagaaaacaccagcgcattcacactggagagaagccgtactggtgtgaacaatgtgggaaaaccttttcttggAGTGGTCACCGTAAAAGACACCAGCTCAtccacactgcctcgttgtgaacatgttccAGAGCCAagctctttcctcctcctcatgccctgatagctgtgttgttatattctgatcttctctccacattgaaggctgaccagcagtaactctaTCTTCTGAACAGCATGTATGTTGTCCTGGCTACGACTACATATTACGCTCCCTCCCTTTGAAGGGGTAGTCCTGTcattcatgtaaatagttttaacCCTCTGCTTTGAACCGTAGTGGActcagttctgagacgcaggcagcacagttgcttttcaccgactgtaAGACTCAGGCGGACCCagcagagcatgctgggaaacgcaagcctctcagctgatctaaGAGCTGATTGGTTTAGAATCGACTTAACATGATGATGtttttataaactttttattgattttgaattggagggatttGAACTTCTATTAGTTTAATTTGAAGGcgtattctgtccagaacacatgttgtgtggctgatagtgacgtttagaagtcagagagactaaatctgttcagattacagatcatctccagtctgttgtttattaaaatcagcaacagatcacatgtagagctttttgagagctactctgtcataataaaaacaactagagactgtgtaccagctgatatatgggtctgataacattttattaaatcggaccACAGTGTTCcagtcacttcctgtccagcctgaaggctgcggaaacatctggaaactgtccgacttggGAGCGGATTCTGTCCCCGTCCCCCGGCTCTCGTCccctttacaggcgaggcgcagctCGTCTCCAACGAGTCTCATGTGAGCTGTCCCGCTCTGTCCTTTACAACTCAAGGGACAGATGTGCAGACAGTGACTATTGAGTCTTGGAACTGCGAGGTATTTTCcaacaaataacacaaatgaGTATAACCTTTATAGTAACCAATAGAAATAATTAGGTACTTTTCAGATGATTATGGAACTGGTTAAGTAGAAGTAAAGAATGTGATGTATTTGGTGTAACAATTACAATGTAATCAACTAAAATAGGATTATAACCAGAAGACAGAATGAAGGAGGttatgattttaaatgtgattatgaataagcatgtgatgaaatgtgtgtgtagagaatAAGGGAAGTGAGAGGGAGATGTTAGGACACGCCCAGAGCAGGAAGGGAAATGTGTGTGCAGAGCAGAGATGTGTGtctctgaaaatgtgtgtgtatgtgaggaaAGTTAGAGATGTGTGTGTTCCAAGAAAGATGTAAAAAGGGAAGACAAAGAGCGAACAGCGTTATTCCTCGGCGGATCTCAGAAGGCAATGGACTGGACCCAGAACAGCACCGGACCACAGGACCTCAAATAAAAGATTGGGATTTGAACAGCAAACAGCTGGAGAACACTTCAGAAATCCTCTTCAGTGGATTTTATGGGACAGACCACAGAGGGTAACCACGACGACCAATCCAACTGAAGAGTCCTGGGACTCTGAAGTTATTCTCTGTTTCAGCTGCAGCAACGGCGGAGGATTTACAAAAACCATTTGAGGACTTAGGTCAAAGCCTCAAGTTTCTTAAGGATCCTCCAGCTCAGCTCATCAACAGATGAAGAAGCTGCTTGAAGCCGAGctgaagagggtccagcagACCTCTCACTGAAGAACTCTCTCTGAAGTCTCctcctcagaaggtgggggtgtttgtggactatgaggagggtctggtctccttttatgacgtagatgctgcagctcttatctactcctttactggctgctccttcactgagaaactctTCCCATTCTTCTGTCCTTGTCCTAATGAAGGTggtaaaaactctgcccctctgatcatctctcctgtcagagTAAACTAATCAGAACCAGAATACTTCATTGATCCCCTCAGGGAAATTGTTAGTTGCAATTTCTTACAGTCAAAGTCAAAATTAAGAGTTACAAAAAAGATTTGATAAGTGTATGAAGTAATATAGTTAGCGTACActgcaaaaattaaaaagttaatCAGAAGTGGGATTATGTGAAAAAGTAAGATTAGGTCGAAAACAGGACTGTGTCCAGGATTTGAGAGTTACAGACCTccaaatttagtttttatttcagcaGTGAAAATACAGtgccttcctttttctttgggTCTCATCATGATCTTGTTCATCTCGTCCCTT
Protein-coding regions in this window:
- the LOC116677107 gene encoding zinc finger protein 3; the encoded protein is MEEDNQDQEQRSNEVPRRPAADWASDSSHVQKRRERADSGHHRCPHCDRTFTSRYFKIHQIVYNIEKPYSCDQCGAAFTIPSHLKIHQRIHTGEKPYSCEQCGKAFSQSSNLRKHQRIHTGEKPYWCEQCGKTFSWSGHRKRHQLIHTASL